One Octopus sinensis linkage group LG11, ASM634580v1, whole genome shotgun sequence genomic window carries:
- the LOC115217176 gene encoding apoptosis regulator BAX isoform X2: MIKSTQEPPRKNLNRDDVGNQARCLLNQFIHDRMENEGFENPLQESNLIEPDTPTGPPMSQLEEIGRALRCIGDELDGDQRLQDLVSRIEPEDIPNTFLNVASAIVSVNLTWDIVVRFFYFAYKMAIKALDRIPLIRAIINLVINFIVDNLADWILSRGGWEAIVEYFGTPKRQAFGVLIAGVLISVGVYAWKSLGD, encoded by the exons aaccgCCCAGGAAAAACTTAAACAGAGATGATGTGGGCAACCAGGCGCGGTGTTTGTTGAACCAGTTCATCCATGACAGGATGGAAAATGAAGGCTTTGAAAATCCTCTGCAAGAGTCCAACCTCATCGAACCAGACACACCAACAG GTCCACCGATGTCTCAGCTAGAAGAAATAGGACGTGCTCTACGGTGTATTGGTGATGAATTAGATGGAGACCAAAGACTGCAAGA TTTGGTATCAAGGATAGAGCCTGAAGATATTCCCAATACATTTCTCAATGTTGCCAGTGCTATTGTCTCTGTAAACCTTACTTGGGATATAGTGGTTCGGTTCTTTTACTTTGCCTACAAAATGGCCATCAAG gcatTGGACCGGATTCCTTTAATCCGAGCCATCATCAACTTAGTTATTAATTTTATAGTAGACAATCTTGCTGATTGGATTCTATCTCGAGGTGGATGG GAAGCCATCGTGGAATATTTTGGCACCCCAAAGAGGCAAGCCTTTGGTGTTTTAATAGCCGGTGTTCTTATCAGTGTTGGCGTCTATGCGTGGAAGAGTTTGGGTGATTAA
- the LOC115217176 gene encoding apoptosis regulator BAX isoform X3, with amino-acid sequence MDLEERKLWAKPPRKNLNRDDVGNQARCLLNQFIHDRMENEGFENPLQESNLIEPDTPTGPPMSQLEEIGRALRCIGDELDGDQRLQDLVSRIEPEDIPNTFLNVASAIVSVNLTWDIVVRFFYFAYKMAIKALDRIPLIRAIINLVINFIVDNLADWILSRGGWEAIVEYFGTPKRQAFGVLIAGVLISVGVYAWKSLGD; translated from the exons aaccgCCCAGGAAAAACTTAAACAGAGATGATGTGGGCAACCAGGCGCGGTGTTTGTTGAACCAGTTCATCCATGACAGGATGGAAAATGAAGGCTTTGAAAATCCTCTGCAAGAGTCCAACCTCATCGAACCAGACACACCAACAG GTCCACCGATGTCTCAGCTAGAAGAAATAGGACGTGCTCTACGGTGTATTGGTGATGAATTAGATGGAGACCAAAGACTGCAAGA TTTGGTATCAAGGATAGAGCCTGAAGATATTCCCAATACATTTCTCAATGTTGCCAGTGCTATTGTCTCTGTAAACCTTACTTGGGATATAGTGGTTCGGTTCTTTTACTTTGCCTACAAAATGGCCATCAAG gcatTGGACCGGATTCCTTTAATCCGAGCCATCATCAACTTAGTTATTAATTTTATAGTAGACAATCTTGCTGATTGGATTCTATCTCGAGGTGGATGG GAAGCCATCGTGGAATATTTTGGCACCCCAAAGAGGCAAGCCTTTGGTGTTTTAATAGCCGGTGTTCTTATCAGTGTTGGCGTCTATGCGTGGAAGAGTTTGGGTGATTAA
- the LOC115217176 gene encoding apoptosis regulator BAX isoform X4 produces the protein MENEGFENPLQESNLIEPDTPTGPPMSQLEEIGRALRCIGDELDGDQRLQDLVSRIEPEDIPNTFLNVASAIVSVNLTWDIVVRFFYFAYKMAIKALDRIPLIRAIINLVINFIVDNLADWILSRGGWEAIVEYFGTPKRQAFGVLIAGVLISVGVYAWKSLGD, from the exons ATGGAAAATGAAGGCTTTGAAAATCCTCTGCAAGAGTCCAACCTCATCGAACCAGACACACCAACAG GTCCACCGATGTCTCAGCTAGAAGAAATAGGACGTGCTCTACGGTGTATTGGTGATGAATTAGATGGAGACCAAAGACTGCAAGA TTTGGTATCAAGGATAGAGCCTGAAGATATTCCCAATACATTTCTCAATGTTGCCAGTGCTATTGTCTCTGTAAACCTTACTTGGGATATAGTGGTTCGGTTCTTTTACTTTGCCTACAAAATGGCCATCAAG gcatTGGACCGGATTCCTTTAATCCGAGCCATCATCAACTTAGTTATTAATTTTATAGTAGACAATCTTGCTGATTGGATTCTATCTCGAGGTGGATGG GAAGCCATCGTGGAATATTTTGGCACCCCAAAGAGGCAAGCCTTTGGTGTTTTAATAGCCGGTGTTCTTATCAGTGTTGGCGTCTATGCGTGGAAGAGTTTGGGTGATTAA